TCGAAGGAGATTTTTGGCGGGATAGTGTATGCCACCGAGGCCTCGGTTGTGTGGATAGATCTTAAGGATCAATTTGATAAGGTGAATGGTTCCAGAATTTTTGCATTACATCGTGATATAGGTCGGTTGGTACAAGGTAATAACACTGTCTCGGCTTATTATTGCAAATTGAAACATTTGTGGGATGAATATGCGTCACTGGTCACTCTGCCATCTTGTGAATGTGCTACGGCGAGGCAATATGTTGAGCATGATCAACAACAACGCTTACTTCAGTTTTTGATGGGACTGAATGAAAGCTATGCCCACATTAGGAGCCAAATACTTATGATGAATCCTTTACCCTCTGTTGGGCAGGCATTTTCCATGATGTCACAGGAGGAATCGCATCGATCCCTTACTTCAAATGAAACTCAGACATCAGTGTTTTATTCTATACAAAATAAGGATAAGAATACAAAGTCCAAACGAGATATGAAGTGTGACTATTGTCACTGGACTGGACACACGATAGATTACTGCTTTCGTCTCAATGGTTATCCACCGGGGCATAAGTTGTATAAGCCTCAACAAGGGAAGCCTTACAATAAGAAGTTTGGCAAAGACCTTCAAAAATCAAAAAAGGTGCAGAAGGAAGTAAATTTAGTGGAGGAAGGATTTGCTGAAACACCACAATCAAGCACACCAATTTAAATTTAGTGGAGGAAGGATTTGCTGAAACACCACAATCAAGCACACCAATTGGTGCCCAAGTGTTTACAGCTGCACAATATGCAGAAATCCTGAAGTTGCTTGGAAATTCGAATCTTCAGAGTTCGAGTCTTCAATCAAACACACAGCCAGTGGTGAACATGGCAGGTAACAACTCACATTTACCTCATGTCTCTCGTGCTTGGATTGTGGATACAGGAGCAAATGAGCACATGGTTGGAGATATTTCTTTGTTTCAAAATTCAAAGTTCATAGCAGATTCCACCAAATCTGTGAGAATACCGAATGGTAGTCAAGCTTACATAAGCAGGATAGGACAAGTACCTATAACCAATGTCCTTACACTCGACAATGTGCTTTATATTCCCAATTTCAGATTCAATCTCTTGTCCATTTCCAAATTCACCAAGCATCACCACTGTTTTGTCACCTTTTATCCATGCTTTTGTTTGTTTCAGGACCTCAAGACTGGGAGGATAATGGGGATTGGTAGAGAAGAGGGTGGACTATATCATTTTGCTCCAAATTGCCTACCAACACAGAAACTAGGTTTTTTCccttttgaaaaaaaatgtaatacTTTGACAGTAGACAAGCCTTTTATTGCTCAATCTTCTGTTAGTTTGCATGACTGGCATAAACGATTGGGTCATATGTCTTTTCTTAGAGTGAAGCTACTTCCATTTATATCTAATGTTGATGCCTTGCCACATTGTCCTATTTGTCCTATGTCGAAGCAATCTAGGCTAAGTTTACCATCTGAAAGTCACACTAAAACTTATCGGGTATTTGAATTAGTGCACATGGATATATGGGGACCATTCAACACTCCCACATATAATGGAGAAAAATATTTCTTGACAATTGTAGATGAATTCTCTAGAGGGACATGGATGTTCCTTATGCATTCTAAACTAGATACATTTGGGATGATTCGGTTTTTTCTTGCTATGGTTGACACTCAATTTTCGACAAGGTTAAAATCATTAGGACTGATAATGCAACAGATTTCTTCAACTCTAGCTGCAAGAGCCTTTTTCAATCTCTTGGGATAGTGCACCAAAGCTCTTGTCCATacactcctcagcaaaatggagTGGTCGAGAGAAAACATAGACACATTCTCGATGTGGCTAGATCATTGAAATTTCAGTCCTCCATTCCATTGAAATACTCGGGAGAGTGTGTGTTGACAGCGGTTTATCTTATCAACCGAACTCCTACCCCTACTTTGAACCATAAAACACCATTTGAAATCCTTTTTCATAAGCCCCCTGCATTTGAGCATCTACGGACATTTGGATGCTTATGTTATGTGCTATTCTACCAGTAGGACACAAGTTTGCTCCTAGAGCTGCACGTTGTGCTTTCTTGGGTTATTCGAATGTACAAAAGGGGTATAAAGTTCTGGACTTGCAGACAAaacgagtgtttgtttctaagGATGTgacatttcatgaaaatatattCCCTTTTTTGACTGAACATTCACAAGCTCCAATTTTTCCTTGCACTACTCCTTTCGTGGAAGATGATTTTACTTCTGTCAATCCTGAAGCTGTTGCTTCAGCTCCTATCATTCATTCTGAGGCTTCTCCTGCTCCACCATTACGAAGGTCTTCAAGGACAACTATTCCTCCTATTTGGTTAAAGGATTTTTCTTGTTCACAACTGCCCAAAGCCAATTCAACCGTTTGTTCTTACCCCATATCTAAGTACTTGACATATGCTAATTTTTCTCCATCGTACCAAGACTATCTTGCTGCTATGTCTTCCATTACAGAGCCAAACTCTTATCATGAGGCTATTACAGATCCAAGGTGGAAAGATGCTATGGACTTGGAATTGGCAGCATTAGAAAAGAATCATACTTGGGATGTGGTTGACTTGTCATTAGATGTCAAACCAATTGGATGTAGGTGGGtgtataaaattaaatttaagtctGATGGGACAGTGGATCGattcaaagcaagacttgtgGCTAAGGGCTATACCCAGCAGCCAGGAATCGATTTTCATGACACATATTCTCCAACGGCAAAGATTGTGACTATTAGATGTTTCTTAAAAGTGGCAGCCGTCAATCGTTGGCCATTGTTACAGATGGATGTCACTAATGCATTTTTACAAGGGGACTTAGatgaagatatatatatgactcTCCCAGAAGGATACAAAGTGCAAGAAAAGCACAAAGTTTGCAAATTAAGGAAGTCATTGTATGGATTACGACGAGCTTCTCGACAATGGAATGCTAAGTTTGGGGCTATTATGTTTGAAGCAGGCTTCCGTCAATCTCAGTATGATTATTCATTGTTTGTCAAAAATGAACCAAGCTGTATCACTCTTCTTCTTGTCTACGTAGATGATATCATCATCACTGGAAGTAGTTCAAAGGCAATTCAAGACCTTCAGTATTTTTTACACTCCAAGCTGCAAATTAAAGATCTTGGCAATTTGAGATATTTTTTGGGGATTGAAGTTGCAAGATCCAAGGAAGGAATTTATTTAAATCAACGAAAGTATGCACTGGAACTAATTGCGGAAACAGGGGTAGCAGGTGCTCGGCCGTATGATACCCCAATGGAGCAGAATAAGAAGTTCACAAGTCATGAATTGGATATTATAATGCAtaaatctggtaatgacaactCTAAAGATATCTTGTTGGAGGATGCAAGTGTATATAAACGTTTAGTAGGCCGACTGTTATATCTGACAATTCCAAGACCGGATATTTGCTATGCGGTGCAACATTTAACTCAATTTATGCACGCTCCGAAGCAGTCACATATGGATGCAGCCATTCGTATAGTCAGATACCTCAAGAAATCACCTGGTTTAGGTGTCATGTTATCAATGAATGCATTCTCATCTCTTTCTGCTTATTGTGATTCAGATTGAGCTTCATGCCCGATGACACGTCGTTCTCTCACAGGATATTGTGTTAAATTAGGAGACTCTTTGTTATCTTGGAAGACCAAGAAGCAACACACCGTTTCCAGGTCTTCGGCAGAAGCCGAGTATCACTCAATGGCTTCAACTACCTCTGAGGTTGTGTGGATTTCTGGATTATTAGCAGATATGGGTATGAACTTATCAGCTCCAACTACCCTTTATTGTGACAACACGGCTGCTATACACATTGCGGCGAATCCAATGTATCACGAACGCACAAAGCATATTGAAATTGATTGTCATTTGGTGCGTGAAAAGGTTAAAGATGGGACAATAGTCACTGCACATATTCCTACCACCGAGTAACTAGGTGACATCTTTACTAAAGCACTGGGAAGTCCACAACATTCTTACTTGATATCCAAAATTGGTGTGCATGATCTTCATCAATCTAGAAATGATAGTTAATGTACTGTTTGTTTTGTGattgttttctttcttttctctcaaGGTTGCTTTGTCAGTATGGTTGCAACCTTGAAGGGGGGATGTTGAACATATTAGTATATTAGTATCAGTAAGCGTATTAACGCTTCTAGGTATAAACGCAAACCTATAAATAGTGCAAGTAGTTGTAACCAAATTCAGTTTTCATCTTTCTCGTAATAAATCAGTTTCTTCTGGACATTCCGAAGCACAAACTTCTACAGTCAGTAATTCTCAATTTCCATCTCTCGGTTAGGGGCTGATCCTGCCAGTTCCATAGCGAAGGAATATATGAATTCTCGTACTGTAGGAATCTCTTCCAGTATGATTCCAGTTCcctattttatctatttattatGGCTAGATAAATTTCTACGATGTTTTTCATCGATTTCCAAGTCTAAGAAGCAGATATGAAGGTCTCTATTTCCTGGTTTTACCATGGTAGACAATTTCTTGATTCGGGGCCTTGAATTTTTACGCTCAATCCATCAGTATATTGTCCTTGGCTTAACAATTCATTCCTAGGATGACACCAAACTCAATTATATTGGGTTGAATTAAATCAgcacaaaatattttcttgttgATACCGACATTCCAGCCTTGATGTATCTTATTTTGATGGTCTTATCAAAAGGTATTGCAACTCAAGGGGTTCACTAAGTGTTTCAGGATCAAGTATTAACTCCTTAGTAAATTATAATGTACGAAAGGACGAGTGGGGAcataaatcaaataatataCAAATAGGAAAGTTATTGATGGAATGACACAAGTTTGTAGAAGTATTGAAGGATATAAGTACAAAATAATTGAGAGGTTCAGAAATTAAATAATTCAATGTTGGGTGattcaaagtttaaaaattcAGAATTGAATTCCACTATAACAAAAATCTTATTTCTTTACAGATTTCAAAAGAGATTTGATGGATGCACAAAAGAATGGTTGTAGATGTCCTTA
The sequence above is a segment of the Primulina tabacum isolate GXHZ01 chromosome 6, ASM2559414v2, whole genome shotgun sequence genome. Coding sequences within it:
- the LOC142550203 gene encoding uncharacterized protein LOC142550203, whose amino-acid sequence is MANPNNFNDPMTIHASDTPGLNLINEQLTGVENYGIWSRAMLIALRAKNKVAFIDGTYRRPVTGNLMLQQWERCNALVLSWIMNSVSKEIFGGIVYATEASVVWIDLKDQFDKVNGSRIFALHRDIGRLVQGNNTVSAYYCKLKHLWDEYASLVTLPSCECATARQYVEHDQQQRLLQFLMGLNESYAHIRSQILMMNPLPSVGQAFSMMSQEESHRSLTSNETQTSVFYSIQNKDKNTKSKRDMKCDYCHWTGHTIDYCFRLNGYPPGHKLYKPQQGKPYNKKFGKDLQKSKKVQKEVNLVEEGFAETPQSSTPI